In Anaerobacillus isosaccharinicus, one genomic interval encodes:
- a CDS encoding ABC transporter permease subunit yields MLIRSLLKTLFMYAIVMGLLILIVLFPRNSEMILVDGVMTYQYKFTWQNYFENIRLYFTNLVETKSLGETQSWQTVEEVIISFMPASLKVVFAAFFISLFFGVYKGIVDFQHSNRKTNFLGNGTTFLFQAIPDFFLIILMILFIINYLPFIPIFSQGQWYSFIIPAIIVAIYPSMYIARITSAAMTNEDGMQYIQVAKAKGLTDKMVIYKHVLRNCYGLILSHCSSVMLLILSNLLMVEFLMGYRGAAFRLFQALDYSNVMSVGQRSKFEAELIIGISFCFLVIVLFSRFVSEWASNYLDPRRKEQL; encoded by the coding sequence ATGTTAATTAGAAGTTTGTTAAAAACTTTATTCATGTACGCTATTGTGATGGGATTACTAATACTAATCGTTTTATTTCCAAGAAATTCAGAGATGATCTTAGTTGATGGAGTAATGACGTACCAATATAAATTTACGTGGCAGAATTACTTTGAAAACATAAGACTGTATTTTACTAATTTAGTAGAAACGAAAAGCTTAGGAGAAACTCAAAGTTGGCAAACTGTAGAAGAAGTTATTATTAGCTTTATGCCAGCAAGCCTTAAAGTAGTTTTTGCTGCCTTTTTTATTAGTCTTTTTTTTGGAGTGTATAAAGGGATAGTAGATTTTCAGCATTCGAATAGGAAAACAAATTTTTTAGGGAATGGCACAACATTTTTATTTCAGGCAATACCAGACTTCTTTTTAATCATTCTTATGATTCTTTTTATCATCAATTACTTACCGTTTATCCCAATTTTTAGCCAAGGACAATGGTATAGTTTTATCATTCCAGCAATCATTGTTGCTATTTATCCTTCCATGTACATTGCAAGAATTACTTCAGCAGCAATGACAAACGAAGATGGCATGCAATACATACAAGTGGCGAAGGCAAAAGGATTAACAGATAAGATGGTCATTTATAAACATGTGTTGCGAAATTGCTATGGTTTGATTTTATCTCATTGTTCTTCTGTTATGTTATTAATTTTATCAAATCTTCTAATGGTAGAATTTTTAATGGGTTATAGGGGCGCAGCTTTTCGATTGTTTCAAGCATTAGATTATTCAAATGTCATGTCAGTCGGACAACGTTCAAAATTTGAAGCTGAACTAATAATTGGTATTTCTTTTTGTTTCCTAGTCATCGTGCTCTTTAGTCGATTTGTCAGTGAATGGGCTAGTAATTACCTGGACCCTAGGAGAAAGGAGCAACTATGA
- a CDS encoding ABC transporter permease, producing the protein MIRQKSFYIGMTMLVFIFSVMIIGPYLPFIDKEISGETLRMGDEFSRAPFPPSLSNPFEPFGTDTLGRDLLSLIVIGTKDTLILVFLITVIRYAVAIPLALGSINQRGPAYWLLTSWNSVFSALPTIFSAVLLMNLPFVIFSGNRVLIVIIILAFIEVGRVAYIIQQEGYMVTNELYVKAGITIGNSRLGLFSRYYLPALLPSILTNFFLDLGKVLLLIGQLGIFSIFIEQSWIQLAAGSGEIQNISYNWASILGESRGTLSRAPWITFFPALAITFTIISFFFIGEGLRAYFSRKK; encoded by the coding sequence ATGATAAGACAAAAATCATTTTACATAGGAATGACAATGCTAGTTTTTATATTTTCAGTGATGATCATAGGCCCTTACCTACCTTTTATTGATAAGGAGATTTCTGGAGAAACTTTGAGAATGGGTGATGAGTTTTCCCGTGCTCCCTTTCCTCCGTCATTATCAAACCCTTTTGAACCATTTGGTACAGATACTTTAGGAAGAGATTTATTATCCCTTATTGTAATAGGAACAAAAGATACATTGATTTTGGTTTTTCTTATTACTGTTATTAGGTATGCTGTAGCGATCCCGTTAGCGCTTGGTTCGATTAATCAGCGAGGTCCAGCGTATTGGCTTTTAACTAGTTGGAACAGTGTTTTTTCAGCTTTACCAACAATTTTCTCAGCTGTATTATTAATGAATCTCCCTTTTGTTATCTTTTCAGGAAATCGAGTTTTAATTGTTATTATCATTTTAGCTTTTATAGAAGTTGGTAGAGTAGCCTATATTATTCAGCAAGAAGGATATATGGTTACTAATGAACTGTACGTGAAAGCAGGGATTACGATTGGAAATAGTCGGTTAGGTTTGTTTTCTAGATATTACTTACCTGCTCTACTTCCATCTATACTGACAAACTTCTTCCTCGACCTAGGGAAGGTATTGCTTTTAATAGGGCAATTAGGCATTTTTAGTATTTTTATTGAACAGAGTTGGATTCAGTTAGCAGCAGGTTCTGGAGAAATACAGAATATCAGCTACAATTGGGCTTCAATCCTTGGTGAATCGAGAGGAACATTGAGTAGAGCACCATGGATTACATTTTTTCCTGCACTAGCAATTACTTTTACGATAATTAGTTTCTTTTTCATCGGTGAAGGACTCCGGGCGTACTTTTCTCGTAAAAAATGA
- a CDS encoding ABC transporter ATP-binding protein produces MSTLLEVKNLKTHFFSKNKVFPVVDGLDFKVKKGETLAIVGESGSGKSITSLSIMGLVPKPGGKIVEGEIIFDGADLVSLSENEMYKVRGNDIAMIFQEPMSSLNPVLTIGEQITEVLIYHKKITKKEARARAIDLLKIVGFARAEEMLDDYPHRLSGGMRQRVMIAMAMSCDPKLLIADEPTTALDVTVQAQILELMKELSKKFSSSIILITHDLGVVAELADRVLVMYAGQVVEESDIVELFDRPLHPYTQGLLSSVPKIDEDQERLTSIGGNVPSPDNFPKGCRFSTRCAHVMEKCLESQPDLIEVYPGRKSRCFLHQEGVN; encoded by the coding sequence ATGTCTACCTTGTTAGAAGTAAAAAACTTAAAAACCCACTTTTTTTCAAAAAATAAAGTTTTTCCTGTCGTCGACGGTTTAGACTTTAAAGTTAAAAAAGGTGAAACATTAGCTATAGTTGGAGAGTCTGGATCAGGAAAGAGTATTACTTCGCTTTCGATTATGGGCCTTGTACCAAAACCAGGTGGCAAAATCGTTGAAGGTGAAATTATTTTCGATGGTGCTGATTTAGTATCTTTAAGTGAAAATGAAATGTACAAAGTACGTGGTAACGATATCGCCATGATCTTCCAAGAACCAATGTCATCGCTGAACCCAGTTTTAACAATTGGTGAGCAAATAACGGAGGTCTTAATTTACCACAAAAAGATTACTAAAAAAGAAGCTCGAGCTAGAGCTATTGACCTTCTTAAGATAGTAGGTTTTGCTCGTGCGGAAGAAATGTTAGATGATTATCCACACCGATTATCAGGTGGAATGAGACAAAGGGTCATGATTGCAATGGCAATGAGCTGTGATCCAAAGTTACTAATTGCAGATGAACCTACAACTGCATTAGACGTGACAGTCCAAGCCCAAATTCTTGAATTAATGAAGGAATTATCAAAGAAGTTTAGTTCCTCAATTATTTTGATTACTCATGATTTAGGAGTTGTTGCTGAGCTAGCTGATCGAGTTCTAGTTATGTATGCGGGGCAAGTAGTAGAAGAGTCTGACATTGTTGAACTATTCGATAGACCGCTACATCCCTATACTCAAGGGCTACTTAGTTCAGTTCCTAAAATAGATGAAGATCAAGAACGGTTAACATCTATTGGTGGAAACGTACCTTCTCCAGATAACTTTCCTAAAGGCTGTCGCTTTTCAACACGCTGTGCTCATGTCATGGAAAAGTGTTTGGAAAGTCAACCAGACCTGATTGAAGTTTATCCAGGCCGCAAGTCGCGTTGCTTCTTGCATCAGGAAGGAGTCAACTAA
- a CDS encoding ABC transporter ATP-binding protein: MSTVTEDHKKNAKSETTSDILLEVKGLKKYFPIKAGILQRTVGHVKAVDDVSFFIKKGETFGLVGESGCGKSTTGRAIIRLYEPTAGEIIFDGENIANIPEKSLRPYRKDIQMVFQDPYSSLNPRKTVGTILEEPFRVHNLYSKKERKERVEHLLEKVGLNPSLRDRYPHEFSGGQRQRIGIARSLTLNPKLIIGDEPVSALDVSIQSQVLNIMDDLQKEFGLTYLFIAHDLAVVKHISDRIGVMYLGRMMEVTDKKTLYRNPLHPYTQALLSAIPKSHPSEVKRERIILKGDVPSPANPPAGCVFHTRCPQAMDHCKQAVPMLQELEPGHFVACHLYE; the protein is encoded by the coding sequence ATGAGTACCGTAACTGAAGATCATAAAAAAAATGCTAAAAGCGAAACAACATCCGATATTTTACTAGAAGTAAAAGGTCTAAAAAAATATTTCCCGATAAAAGCAGGTATTTTGCAAAGAACAGTCGGTCATGTAAAGGCTGTCGATGATGTTAGTTTCTTTATTAAAAAGGGTGAAACATTTGGTCTTGTTGGTGAGTCCGGTTGTGGAAAATCGACAACAGGAAGAGCGATTATTCGTTTATATGAACCAACGGCAGGAGAAATAATTTTTGACGGTGAAAATATTGCGAATATTCCGGAAAAATCTCTAAGGCCTTATCGGAAAGATATCCAAATGGTGTTTCAAGATCCTTACTCTTCTCTAAATCCCCGCAAAACTGTGGGAACGATTTTAGAAGAACCTTTTCGTGTGCACAATCTTTATTCAAAAAAGGAACGGAAAGAAAGAGTAGAACATCTTTTGGAAAAGGTTGGATTAAATCCTTCACTGAGAGATCGTTATCCTCATGAGTTTTCTGGAGGACAACGTCAGCGGATTGGAATTGCAAGATCACTTACGTTAAATCCTAAGCTAATTATTGGAGATGAACCAGTTTCAGCCCTAGACGTATCTATTCAGTCACAAGTATTGAATATTATGGATGATCTCCAAAAAGAATTTGGTTTGACATACTTATTTATTGCCCATGATTTAGCTGTTGTAAAACATATTTCAGATCGTATCGGGGTTATGTACCTTGGTCGAATGATGGAAGTGACTGATAAGAAAACGCTTTATCGGAATCCACTTCATCCTTACACGCAAGCACTACTTTCTGCGATTCCAAAATCGCATCCTAGTGAAGTGAAGCGTGAACGTATAATCTTAAAAGGAGATGTTCCAAGCCCGGCAAATCCGCCAGCAGGGTGTGTATTTCATACACGCTGCCCACAAGCGATGGATCATTGTAAGCAAGCCGTACCTATGTTACAAGAGTTAGAGCCTGGTCACTTTGTCGCTTGTCACTTATACGAATAA
- a CDS encoding peptide-binding protein, with product MKKKLLILLSLVFMLSIFLVACGGEKSSTDDKQETPAPADEKKDDAKEEPKDEGPTQGGSVVLGSSGEPVTFNGNYSQDSASSDVIDLLFAGLVRSNENLEIVPSIAIDYPEVSEDGLEWVYTLREGVKFHDGVELTAEDVEFTYSIFKHEDYSGPRAGSFSNVESIEAIEKYKVKFTLSEADARFPTLAGYGILPKHILGDVPVADLGEYQEFNQKNPIGAGPFKFVSWTAGQNLVVEAFDDYFEGRPYLDKVTFRFASDSNALVLLMQTGDIDWMIAPPAELGTIETFNHARISNTLALRYDYIGWNLQNPLFQDVKVRQALTHAIDRQEIVDTIMEGNATVAHAPVSPLSWSYNDNVPKFDFDPEKAKQMLAEAGWEPGADGILQKDGKKFSFTVLSNDGNVVRRDIGIIMQQYLGNIGIEVKAEQMEWGAFLDKINPPNYDFDAVVLAWGLALDPDPSAIWHSKEIANGLNNISYSNPIVDEIADSNTKILDQAERAKELAKVWEILAEEQPYTYMYYPQQFIALNKKIEGFTHHPRSNMYLVNEWWINNN from the coding sequence TTGAAAAAGAAATTGTTAATTCTGTTAAGTTTAGTATTCATGCTGTCTATCTTTTTAGTAGCATGCGGTGGGGAGAAATCATCCACTGATGATAAGCAAGAAACACCTGCACCAGCTGATGAGAAGAAAGATGATGCAAAAGAGGAACCAAAAGATGAGGGTCCTACGCAAGGTGGAAGTGTTGTTTTAGGTTCTTCAGGTGAGCCTGTAACTTTTAACGGTAACTATTCACAAGACTCTGCGTCAAGTGACGTAATTGATCTTCTTTTTGCAGGTTTAGTACGCTCTAACGAAAATTTAGAAATTGTTCCAAGTATTGCAATTGATTACCCAGAAGTCTCCGAAGATGGTTTAGAGTGGGTTTATACACTTCGTGAAGGTGTTAAATTCCATGACGGCGTTGAATTAACTGCCGAAGACGTAGAATTTACTTATAGTATCTTTAAGCATGAAGACTATAGCGGTCCACGTGCAGGAAGCTTTTCTAACGTTGAAAGTATCGAAGCAATCGAGAAATATAAAGTTAAATTCACATTATCAGAAGCTGATGCTCGTTTCCCAACATTAGCAGGTTACGGTATCTTGCCTAAGCACATCCTTGGTGATGTTCCAGTTGCTGACCTAGGTGAATATCAAGAGTTCAACCAAAAGAACCCAATTGGTGCTGGTCCATTTAAATTTGTTAGCTGGACAGCTGGACAAAACTTAGTAGTAGAGGCTTTTGATGACTACTTCGAAGGTCGTCCATACCTTGATAAAGTAACATTCCGTTTCGCTTCTGACTCAAATGCACTAGTGTTATTAATGCAAACTGGTGACATCGACTGGATGATTGCTCCTCCAGCTGAGTTAGGTACAATTGAAACGTTTAACCATGCAAGAATTTCTAATACATTAGCTTTACGTTATGACTATATTGGTTGGAACTTACAAAATCCATTGTTCCAAGATGTTAAAGTTCGTCAAGCATTAACGCACGCTATTGACCGTCAAGAAATCGTTGACACAATTATGGAAGGTAACGCAACAGTTGCTCATGCTCCAGTATCTCCACTTAGCTGGTCTTATAATGACAATGTTCCTAAGTTTGATTTTGACCCAGAAAAGGCAAAACAAATGTTAGCTGAAGCTGGCTGGGAGCCAGGTGCAGATGGAATTCTTCAAAAAGACGGCAAGAAATTCTCGTTCACAGTTCTTTCTAATGACGGAAACGTAGTACGTCGTGATATTGGAATTATCATGCAACAATACCTAGGTAATATTGGTATTGAAGTTAAAGCAGAACAAATGGAATGGGGCGCATTCTTAGATAAGATCAACCCTCCTAACTATGACTTTGATGCAGTAGTTTTAGCATGGGGCTTAGCTCTTGATCCAGATCCAAGTGCAATCTGGCATTCTAAAGAAATCGCTAATGGCTTAAACAACATTAGCTACTCTAACCCAATTGTTGATGAAATTGCAGATAGTAATACAAAAATTCTTGATCAAGCAGAACGTGCAAAAGAACTTGCAAAAGTTTGGGAAATCTTAGCTGAAGAGCAACCATACACTTACATGTACTACCCACAACAGTTCATAGCTTTAAACAAGAAAATTGAGGGCTTTACACATCACCCACGTTCAAACATGTACCTTGTTAACGAGTGGTGGATCAACAATAACTAA
- a CDS encoding ABC transporter permease, with protein MTTYLIRRLVMMLPILFGISVISFAIMYAAPGKPAVMNLDPDISVEDREKQMEKLGLNDPPHIQYLNWMGNVVRGDFGTSFTKKQPVKDMILDRLPNTLILMLFSTILAVIISIPFGVLSATRQYSKLDYGVTITSFLGLATPNFWLGLMLIMLFSVQLGWTPVGGVSTLGADFSLLDRLHHLILPAIVLATADMAGLTRYTRSSMLEVINQDYIRTARAKGFRERTVIYKHGLRNGLIPIITIFGLMLPTFIGGSVIVESLFSWPGIGKLFIDATFERDYPVIMAITMFGAVLTVIGNLIADILYAVMDPRIEY; from the coding sequence ATGACGACATATTTAATTCGCCGGCTAGTAATGATGCTTCCAATTCTTTTTGGGATATCTGTTATCTCCTTTGCCATTATGTATGCGGCACCCGGTAAGCCCGCGGTTATGAATTTAGACCCCGATATTTCTGTGGAAGACCGTGAGAAACAAATGGAGAAATTAGGATTAAACGATCCACCACATATTCAATATCTTAATTGGATGGGTAATGTAGTTAGAGGAGATTTTGGTACTTCTTTTACAAAAAAACAACCTGTGAAAGATATGATCCTAGATCGATTACCAAACACATTAATTCTAATGCTGTTCTCAACGATTTTAGCAGTTATTATTTCTATTCCTTTTGGGGTGTTATCAGCAACCAGACAGTATTCAAAGCTAGATTACGGAGTTACAATCACCTCATTTCTAGGACTTGCTACACCTAACTTTTGGTTAGGACTAATGCTAATTATGTTATTCTCAGTTCAATTAGGCTGGACACCTGTTGGTGGGGTATCGACTCTTGGTGCTGATTTTAGCTTACTAGATAGACTTCATCATTTAATCTTACCTGCAATCGTTCTTGCAACGGCAGATATGGCTGGACTAACTCGTTATACTCGCTCAAGTATGTTGGAAGTTATTAATCAAGATTATATTCGTACAGCTAGAGCAAAAGGATTCAGAGAGCGTACAGTCATTTATAAGCACGGTTTGAGAAATGGACTTATTCCAATTATTACAATCTTTGGTTTAATGTTACCGACATTCATTGGTGGCTCTGTAATTGTTGAGTCGTTATTTAGCTGGCCAGGAATTGGTAAGTTATTTATTGATGCAACATTTGAGAGAGATTATCCTGTTATTATGGCAATTACGATGTTCGGTGCTGTCCTCACAGTAATCGGTAATTTAATTGCGGATATTCTTTATGCTGTCATGGATCCAAGGATCGAGTACTAG
- the opp4C gene encoding oligopeptide ABC transporter permease encodes MGKPEINLPNNLGQAPIEQTLGERRSLTSIIIAKFFQNKLAVFGLILLVIIVGSALLAPWIAPHNPDFQNLRNRLAAPSAEFLLGTDHLGRDIFSRLLFGGRVSLFVGFVAMVGAVTIGTTVGAVAGYFGGLVDAFLMRLVDVIISFPNIFLLITLVAVLEPSIDKLIMVFAFLSWTGTARLVRGEFLTLKKREFVLAARTIGMSNTRIIFGQILPSAFGPVIVAATLAVGGFILAESALSFLGLGVQPPTSTWGNMLTYSQSVTIFRTAWWYPTFPGLMILLTVLSFNFVGDGLRDALDPRVIEK; translated from the coding sequence ATGGGAAAACCGGAAATAAATCTACCAAACAATCTTGGGCAAGCACCCATTGAACAAACATTAGGAGAAAGACGTTCTCTTACTTCAATTATTATTGCAAAATTTTTTCAAAATAAGCTAGCTGTCTTTGGTTTAATTCTGTTAGTCATCATCGTGGGTAGCGCATTACTAGCACCTTGGATCGCCCCGCATAATCCAGATTTTCAAAACTTGCGTAACCGTTTAGCTGCACCGAGTGCGGAGTTCCTGTTAGGAACTGACCATTTAGGAAGAGATATTTTTAGCCGTCTTTTATTTGGTGGAAGAGTATCATTATTCGTAGGGTTTGTGGCGATGGTTGGTGCTGTAACGATCGGAACAACTGTAGGAGCGGTAGCGGGATACTTCGGTGGTCTAGTTGATGCATTCTTAATGCGTTTAGTAGATGTCATCATCTCATTCCCTAATATCTTCTTATTAATTACCTTGGTTGCTGTTCTTGAGCCGAGTATTGATAAACTTATTATGGTATTTGCTTTCTTGAGCTGGACTGGAACCGCACGTTTAGTTCGTGGTGAGTTCTTAACATTGAAGAAGCGAGAGTTCGTATTAGCAGCTCGTACAATCGGAATGTCAAATACGCGAATTATCTTCGGACAAATTTTACCGAGTGCCTTTGGTCCTGTTATTGTAGCAGCGACACTTGCGGTAGGTGGATTTATCCTAGCTGAGTCGGCACTTAGTTTCCTTGGATTAGGTGTACAACCACCAACTTCTACATGGGGGAACATGCTGACGTACTCTCAAAGTGTAACGATTTTCAGAACCGCTTGGTGGTATCCAACCTTCCCAGGGTTAATGATTTTACTTACTGTATTATCATTTAACTTTGTTGGTGATGGTTTACGTGATGCTCTTGATCCAAGAGTCATAGAAAAATAG
- a CDS encoding ABC transporter ATP-binding protein, which yields MSTLLEVKNLKTHFFSKNKVFPVVDGLDFKVKKGETLAIVGESGSGKSITSLSIMGLVPKPGGKIVEGEIIFDGADLVSLSENEMFKVRGNDIAMIFQEPMSSLNPVLTIGEQITEVLIYHKKITKKEARARAIELLKIVGFARAEEMLDDYPHRLSGGMRQRVMIAMAMSCDPKLLIADEPTTALDVTVQAQILELMKELSKKFSSSIILITHDLGVVAELADRVLVMYAGQVVEESPIVEMFDAPLHPYTQGLLSSVPKIDEEQERLSSIGGNVPSPDNFPKGCRFSTRCAHVMEKCLESQPDLVEVYPGRKSRCFLHEEGDN from the coding sequence ATGTCTACGTTGTTAGAAGTTAAAAATTTAAAAACCCACTTTTTTTCGAAAAATAAAGTTTTTCCAGTAGTTGACGGATTAGACTTTAAAGTTAAAAAAGGTGAAACGTTAGCTATTGTTGGAGAATCAGGCTCAGGAAAAAGTATTACATCCCTTTCGATTATGGGTCTTGTACCTAAACCAGGCGGTAAGATTGTTGAGGGTGAAATCATTTTCGATGGTGCAGACTTAGTGTCATTAAGTGAAAATGAAATGTTTAAAGTTCGTGGAAATGACATCGCGATGATCTTTCAAGAACCTATGTCATCACTAAATCCAGTTTTAACGATTGGTGAACAAATTACCGAAGTATTAATTTATCACAAGAAAATAACAAAAAAAGAAGCTAGGGCAAGAGCGATCGAATTACTGAAAATTGTTGGTTTTGCTCGCGCGGAAGAAATGTTAGACGATTATCCGCACCGTTTGTCTGGTGGGATGAGACAAAGGGTTATGATTGCGATGGCAATGAGCTGTGATCCTAAGTTGTTAATTGCGGATGAGCCTACAACTGCACTTGATGTAACTGTACAAGCGCAAATTTTAGAATTAATGAAGGAATTATCTAAAAAGTTTAGTTCTTCGATTATTTTAATTACTCATGACTTAGGGGTAGTTGCTGAGTTAGCTGATAGAGTACTAGTTATGTATGCTGGACAAGTAGTAGAAGAATCACCAATTGTTGAAATGTTTGACGCACCGCTACATCCTTACACTCAAGGGTTACTAAGCTCCGTACCAAAAATTGATGAAGAACAAGAAAGGCTTTCATCAATTGGCGGAAATGTTCCATCTCCAGATAACTTCCCGAAAGGTTGTCGCTTTTCAACACGTTGTGCTCATGTCATGGAAAAATGTTTGGAAAGTCAACCAGATTTAGTAGAAGTTTATCCAGGTCGCAAGTCGCGTTGCTTCTTGCATGAGGAAGGAGATAACTAA
- a CDS encoding ABC transporter ATP-binding protein codes for MSNVTLDTSNNSVDQKNSDILLEVKGLKKYFPIKSGILQKTVGHVKAVDDVSFFIKKGETFGLVGESGCGKSTTGRTIIRLYEPTEGEILFDGQDLSGLSENQLKPYRKDIQMVFQDPYSSLNPRKTVGTILEEPFRVHNLYSKLERKERVEHLLDRVGLNPHLRDRYPHEFSGGQRQRIGIARALTLNPKLIIGDEPVSALDVSIQSQVLNIMDDLQKEFGLTYLFIAHDLAVVKHISDRIGVMYLGRMMEVTDKKTLYSNPLHPYTQALLSAIPKTHPSEVKRERIILKGDVPSPANPPKGCVFHTRCPQAMDHCKEVVPMLKELEPGHFVACHLYE; via the coding sequence ATGAGCAATGTTACATTAGACACTAGTAATAATTCAGTAGATCAAAAGAACTCAGATATTTTACTAGAAGTAAAGGGACTTAAGAAATATTTCCCGATAAAGTCTGGTATTCTTCAAAAAACAGTTGGTCATGTAAAAGCTGTTGATGATGTAAGTTTCTTCATTAAAAAAGGTGAAACATTTGGTCTAGTAGGAGAATCAGGTTGTGGGAAATCGACCACAGGGCGAACGATTATTCGTTTGTACGAACCAACAGAAGGAGAAATCCTTTTTGACGGCCAAGACCTTTCCGGTTTAAGTGAAAATCAATTAAAACCTTATCGAAAAGATATTCAAATGGTATTCCAAGATCCTTATTCTTCATTAAATCCAAGGAAGACGGTTGGAACGATTTTAGAAGAGCCTTTTCGAGTTCATAATTTATATTCGAAGCTAGAGCGTAAAGAAAGAGTAGAGCATTTACTAGATCGAGTTGGTTTAAATCCTCATTTACGAGATCGCTATCCACATGAGTTTTCAGGTGGACAACGTCAAAGAATTGGTATTGCTCGCGCATTAACGCTTAATCCAAAGTTGATTATCGGAGACGAACCAGTTTCAGCTCTAGATGTATCAATACAATCACAAGTTTTAAATATTATGGATGATCTTCAAAAGGAATTTGGGTTAACGTATTTATTTATCGCCCATGATTTAGCTGTAGTTAAACATATCTCTGATCGAATTGGAGTCATGTACTTAGGTCGAATGATGGAAGTAACGGATAAAAAGACGTTGTATAGTAACCCACTTCATCCGTATACTCAAGCATTGCTTTCTGCGATCCCTAAAACTCATCCGAGTGAAGTAAAGCGAGAGAGAATTATCTTAAAGGGCGATGTTCCTAGCCCTGCAAATCCGCCAAAAGGCTGTGTATTCCATACGCGTTGTCCTCAGGCAATGGACCATTGTAAAGAAGTCGTACCTATGTTAAAAGAGTTAGAGCCTGGTCACTTTGTTGCTTGCCACCTATACGAGTAG